The window GGTGGGTGGAGGTTGAAGTaaattttgtttccaataagTACTTCTTGAAGATAAATATCAGATGTTGTTACTTACTCAAGTCATTCCTGGCTTCCATAATCATATCATACCAGTATGTTTTCTAGTAACGAGTTAGAGGTAAAGTATTGTCACGGAAGGCTTGATGGACTTCCTCTGCTCACGTTAGATGTGGCAGGCGAGAACATGGCCTTCATTTGGGCCATACAATGTGTTTTCCTTGCAATTGAATCATCTCCTGAATTGATGCGGTTGGTTTAAAGATGATCTTTCTTTCTGGAATTTCTGTTTTAGATGATCTCTTTCCACTGAAACAGAGAAATCTGGTGATCGTGTATTGAAATCATTCTAGTGACCCTAGTATATATTTTTCTTGATGTACTTTATAAACTTCTGAAATGACCTCAAGAATCTTAGTCCTCATGCAACAGATGACGTTTGTTAGTTATCTGTTCACATGGAGGGGTAAACTACTATTTACAAAATTATTAGCAACTTTATGGATGAAGGAATGTTTGTGATTAGTATTTTTGGGATGTGTGATTGTTTAATTCATTCTCTTTGTTGCAACATGTGATCTTAAACCCATGCTTACGTgacatttttcattttcaggAGCGTGAATCAGTTCGAATAGAAAATGGTGCTAGCCAATCTGGTGCAAGCAATGATACCAGTGCAGAAATTTCTAGTAGTAGAGCCAGTAGACTGAGATTCACTAGGAATGACAGGCTTCCTGGAGCTGTACTACTGGCACGGGAAAGGCTTGTTGAAAGACTAAGAggtgtctctctctctgttaacAGGTTGTAAATATTTTTAGATTGCATTATAAAGTGGTTACCGTTGTTTATTACTCTCTGGTCACAGGTTTGTGAAAATTCCTAGATacactggatttttttttttactattcaCGCTTCACAAAGTAATGTTATAGCTGTGAATGTAAATGTCTATATCATATATGCATGAgatggtttttcttttattatgcTGTTATATTGCAGCCATCTAGAATGACAAGTTGCAGCCTTTGTCCTTTTTTGTGATTCAATATGGAAAACTGCCTTCCTTTTAGATTTTGCTAAAATTAGTAAGAGATGACAGAATAAATTGCTGTCGTCGGCCTGCACAACATTGAGATATCACATATTATGTATGTTTGTATGAACCAAGGAATCACCTGAGACGAAAAATAACCTGATGAGAAATTCATAGCAAACATCTGTATGATCCCATTAAAGCTTCAGATGGATCATCTTCTGggaaaaatcatatttaattggtTCACTGGAACAAAGCTGTTATGTTCTGCATGCTCTGTTAATTGTTCCATCTTATTTGTGGgtccccccttcccctttttctttctaacATTCAACAGAGAAAGTGGTTACAAGTACTCAACTATGTTTTACCTCCAGAAAAAAAGCTActcaaactatgatgatctttggCATAATGTCTGCTAAGTgctttatcaaaagaaaaaaaggtctGCTAAGTGGTGTTGTTGAATGCTGTATTATCATTCCTTGCATGTCGGGCATATTGTAATTCTATGGGCAATGTTACAGGGTATGTGGGATACAAAGTAGTTAGAATTGGCCCTCTCTTCTATCCAATTCTCTTTTGGGTACATGTTCATAGATGTGCATATGCTCATATTTGGATGTCTCCAATTCTGCACAGTAAGTCTTCAGGATAAAATATCAAAGTCAAATTACATGGCTtagttaacccaaaaaaatattatatggCTTGAATACGTTAGCATTTCCCCACTTATCTtccattattattgttattgttattgttaggctgcatttggtaaacgtttcatgtcaaaaacggaaatttcagtttctatgtcaaaatgccttctttttttttcggaACGAAGCTAGAATaatggaactaccttttgtcgttctgtcaattctcatttctaccattttttttttttttcacttttagttcccaaaaaaaacgaaacacaccataaatgcaccaaacgctttattccgtttttttgttcccatagaacgaaaaaaactccagaaacgtttttctgaaacgttaccaaacgcagccttattgttattgtttttttccGAGATCCCTTTGAGTTTATTAGATGGCCTGTGAAGTCCATATGCTCATTTCAGATGTACTGATATTTGATTGTCATTATCATGGTTTCCTGTTTATGTTTCTCCCATATGGTTATTAGATAATgacatcttttcttttctgattctaGACAAGGTGGCAGAGCATCATCAGGCATCTCCTGGGATGAGTTTGCAGTTAGCGATGACTTTAGGCTCATCGATGCTGGGGACTGGGATACTGAGGCCCCAAGAGATTGGTTCCCTTTTAGTGGTTCTGATTCCCAAGTGGGTCTATCATCCTTGCCAGGATTGAGCCACAAGAAGCCACCAGGACTCAGCAGGGAGGAGGTGAAGTGTCTTCACCGTGAGGTCTTCGGCCAGATGAGCATAAGTGATGAGAGGATGGTACCAAGTACAGCAAAGGAGTGTAGTATATGTCTGGAGAAATTCCAGGAAAGAGATTTGCTGGTTTGCCTGCCTTGTGAGCATAGGTTCCACTCTGCTTGCTTAGAGCCATGGGTGCTGACTCGTGGGGATTGCCCGTACTGTCGAACAGGTGTAATTGTTGGTGATCACGTAGTGGGAACGAATATACTACCATGAGCAAACTGAGATGAGATGTTCTGTTTTCACTGTATACTGTAGGACTAATTGTCTGTTTGGACTCTTTGGTTCTCCACCCTTTTTTGCCCATTAAGAAGTCAAACTTtccttttttgtagaccttCTCTGTATTCTAAACACTTCTGCTGGGTGGCTAATCCTGTAGCTAAACGCCTGGTCAACTTGTATGCGGCATGGAAATATTCTCACCCGTACCCTCTCAGACTCAATTATTAATGAGAAATCTTAATTCTAGGCTTAATCTAATAATTGTTGTAGAATTAGAACCAAACgtgtaattcatttatttttatacgGTAGGAAGGAAGGGGGCGGATAGGATACTATGTGTGAAATTGAGGCTCAAAAGAAAATGGATCAGCTGCTCGTATGATCACCTGGTCGTATGAGTCAATAACCAAAGTCTGTCCTTTTTGTTTTgaaatatatcattttttataCTTGTAATGACAAAATGAAAGATATGGGTTGGATTTTGACTCGTACGACTAGATGATCGTACAAGGAGTGGATCCCATCTTGGCTTGATACTGTGACCTCTTTGGGTCTCCATAAAAGTCTCAAGGAAAGTCGGACATGAAtaatacaaaaaatgaaaaaaaaatatgagattgCGTTAGGCTGCATTACTTTGATTCTAAGAGGAGTTATTTCATGGGTGATTCATGGCACTTCAGAGTTTAGACACACGGTTTCATCTTGAATAGAAAAATATGTATGTAGTAGAACCCATGGGACTGATAACAATTGtgttttaatgaaattttaatttggaagtTATTGTTTGATCATGGGTGAATCTGGTTGTAGCCAAAGTGAGGAAGGGAGATGATGTAAATTTGTTTCCGTTGTCCTATTGTCTTTTTCTAAAAGTCCATCAAGTCTTGCGAAGATAAAAtaatagttttaaaaataaaaataattttcatgTAATTATATATGAGTGGTGATAATAAACTATCATCATCTTAGTGACATAAAAAgataaaatccttttgtatacAATAATAACAACAGCAAagagttggctacatggattcaaGCAAGGATAAGGGGAAGAAAAAGTGAAAGTACgaagcgatgtgggactaaacaagGGATCACTTGGATAGACACGCACACACTCTCCCCCGGTCtgcctggctctgataccagatctGGGTTGACCCGTTCTCTCTCCCTCAAAATCGGATTATCAGGAGAAGATGCCAAGGGACTTAAGTATAGACCGCGGACAGGATCCacgagcgatgtgggactaaacgaGGAATCGCCTGGATAGACACGCACACACAAGTTTACAGCGGCAACAACCTCCTTCTTCTGCAACAAGCAGACAGCAACCACTTCCAGTTATAGTTCCAAGCTTCATTCCACAAGATCCTTTTGCCATAAATACCTCTCCTGCTCCACCAGTTGTCTCTTCTCCAAGGACTTTTCCTACTAAAGAACTTAAAGaactccaacaacaacaacgttCTCTTCCTAAGAGAACACAAGCACCTAGAGGTCGTGTCCGTGGTAGACTTCCTCCAGCCTAGAAAGCCACTACCGTACTAATGGATCTCAGTGACGATTATGAAGATGAATTTGTAGATGCCCTACTAGCACCTC is drawn from Macadamia integrifolia cultivar HAES 741 chromosome 7, SCU_Mint_v3, whole genome shotgun sequence and contains these coding sequences:
- the LOC122083214 gene encoding probable E3 ubiquitin-protein ligase RHY1A, which encodes MPGASELFYGRRSRIGRSTPESGGIGFSDASDRNPHHHPHHNNNSHNHRHHHSRHRSSHDVRPLCYRTFQSERESVRIENGASQSGASNDTSAEISSSRASRLRFTRNDRLPGAVLLARERLVERLRGVSLSVNRQGGRASSGISWDEFAVSDDFRLIDAGDWDTEAPRDWFPFSGSDSQVGLSSLPGLSHKKPPGLSREEVKCLHREVFGQMSISDERMVPSTAKECSICLEKFQERDLLVCLPCEHRFHSACLEPWVLTRGDCPYCRTGVIVGDHVVGTNILP